GCCTATGTCTACCAGATTCGCCAATACCGTGCGGGCAAGGGCAAGCGCCCGGATCCCCTCAAGGACTTGCCGATTCCACTGGATTTGCGCCGCGATTCCTGAGTATCAGTTGGGGCCTTGTCTATGGCTTAAGGGCTTGTCTGAGGGCTAAAGGCTTGTCTGTGGCGAGCGGGCTTGCCCTCGCGCTGGGCTGCGCAGCAGCCCCAAAACCAACCACCGCGGTCTGCCCGACACTACGCGGCGCCCTTCTTATTGGGGCTGCTTCGCAGCCCAGCGCGGGGGCAAGCCCGCTCGCCACAGGCAAGCCCCTAAACCACAGATAATCCCCTAAGGCACAGACAAGCCCCTAAACCACAGATAATCCCCTAAGGCACAGACAAGCCCCTAAGCCCCAGATAATCCCCTAAGCCACAGACAGTTCCTTAAGCCCCAGGCAAGCTCTTACCATCGGTCTGAAGTTGCGCGCAACCTGTCAACTTTGACAGTAGCCAGCGCCGGTGCCTCGCGCTTTGATAGGTCGTAGAAGTGCGTGGTTTCGGGAGAAAGGCAATGGCAATCGGTACAGTGAAGTGGTTCATCGATTCAACGGGCTTTGGCTTTATTACGCCGGACGGTGGCGCAGAGGACCTGTTTGTTCGCTTTTTCGGCATTTTCGGTAGCGGTCACAGAGCGCTGGCAGAGGGCCAAAAGGTCGAGTTTGATATCGTCGAAGACCCAAAAGGC
The Pseudomonas hygromyciniae genome window above contains:
- a CDS encoding cold-shock protein encodes the protein MAIGTVKWFIDSTGFGFITPDGGAEDLFVRFFGIFGSGHRALAEGQKVEFDIVEDPKGKQAVNVRPL